CCGATCGACGGTGTGGCCGGAATGTTGCGACGGGACCAGGCCGACCCGGAGCCGGCGCGGCTGCGCTTCTGAGAAGCCGGCAAAGCCGTCGTAAATCAAGGCCTTCCGCGGGGTCGCAGGGCGGCCATTCCCCTGGCGCATGCGGCAGCCTTGAGTTCTGCGGACGCAACACTCCCTTAAAAGGGAACCGTTACGTGGTTCCACGCGTTCTATCGCCCCTCGCACCCGTTGTGCGTCGCGAAAAGCCGTGTCACCCTTCCGTCATCATCGGGCGGCGGGGACTTCGACCATGCGGCACGCGGATGGCGGGATCTCGGATCAGGCGTTCGGCCAGCTCCAGTGGCGGGGTTGGGCCGGGCCGGCGCGGCGGGTGCGACAGGCGATCAGCTTCGCCCTCGTCGGCACGATCCTGACCCTCGGCGGCGCGACCACCCACGCCCATGCCCGCTTGGTCCTGCCGGACGAGACCTCCCTCACCGAGCCGACCGGCGCCGTACACCCGATCGCCGGCTGGACGGATTTCTGCACGCGGTCCCCGCAGGAATGCACGGTCGACACCGCGGAGCCGGCCGCGATCCCGCTCACCGTGGCGGTGTGGCGGACCCTGCAGAGCGTCAACCGGCGGGTGAACGGACGCATCCGGCCCATCACCGATCAGGCACATTGGGGCGTCGTGGACCGCTGGGACTTTCCCGATGACGGCTTCGGCGATTGCGAGGATTACCAGCTCCTGAAGCGGCGGATGCTGGTCGAGCGCGGTCTGCCGCGACGGGCCCTGCTGATGACCGTGGTGATCGACGAGACCAACGAGGGCCACGCGGTGCTGACGGTCCGGACCGACCGCGGCGACTTCGTGCTCGACAACAAGACCGACGCGATCCGGTCCTGGCGACGCACCGGCTACAGCTTCGTCAAGCGTGCCGGCCAGGACGGGCCGGCCTGGGTTTCCCTGGAGGGCAAGGACGGCGCCGCCCAGGTGGCGACCGCCGAGCCGTAAGAGCCCTCGTGCCGCGGCCGCTCAGGCGCCGACGAGCATCGCCGCGAGGTCGAGGGCGACGCGGCCGGAGAGCAGGCCCCAGCCGCAGGCGATGACGGTCGCCAGCATGACGAACGGCATGGGACGCCCCTCGATCCGACGCCCGCGCACGGTGTTGCGCAGGATGATGAAGGGGGCCGAGAAGGCCAGCATCGGCAGGGCCGCCACCGCCGGCAGGCCGCCGCGCTCCAGCAGGTTGAAGCTCGCCCGCCGCGCCGCGAACAGCTCGAAGGCGCTGGCGATCAGCCCGGACAGCGCCAGGCCGATGCACAGTGTCCGGATCGATTCGAGAACGGTGGGCGAGACGACCATTCTTCGCGCTCCTGTACAGGTTGCGCGCAGTCTAGCCGCGTCATTTACCGGTTGTTAAGCAATACCTTCGGTTAGCCTTAACCCGTACACAGGCACCGACGCGGGGAACCTGTGCCGGGATCGCGCGGGACCCGCCGCTCGCCTCAGGCGTCGTCCTCGAGATCGATGTCGAGGATCGCCATCCGGAAGACGAAGGAATCGTCGCCGTCCTCCTTGTCGTCGGCGATCACGCCGATCGACTCCTCGCCGATGAACACCTCGGCGGAGTCGCCGGTCTTCATCGCCGTCAATCGGATGTTGTTGTTCGCGAACTTGCGACGGAGATAGTCCTGAAGCTTCGCGGTCTCGGCTTTGGTCACGCTGTCTCGTCTCCCTGGCGGCACGGCGGCCGCGGATGGGCCGTGGGCCTATGGGCGGTGGGCTTGCCACGCCTGCCGTGGAGCGGCAAGCGCGGCCGCCCCGATCGTGACAATTGGCGTGCGCGCCGGCTCGCCCGGATCCCGTCGCCCGTCAGATCCCGTCGCCGAGGTGGATGAACTGGTCGAGGGCGACGAGCTGATCCATCGCGCGGGCCGGGTCGTCGCAGCCCGCGGTTCCGACCACGCGGGCCGGCACGCCGACCACCGTGGTGTTGGGCGGCACCGGCCGGAGCACCACCGAGCCCGCCGCGACCCGGGCGCAGGCCCCCACCTCGATGTTGCCGAGGATCTTGGCGCCGGCGCCGATCATCACGCCGCGGCGGATCTTGGGATGGCGGTCGCCGCGCTGCTTGCCGGTGCCGCCGAGGGTGACGGCGTGGAGGATCGAGACATCGTCCTCGATCACCGCCGTCGAGCCGACGACCAGACCGGTGGCGTGGTCGAGGAACACGCCCCGCCCGATGCGCGCCGCCGGATGGATGTCGCACTGGAACACCTCGGAGATCCGGCTCTGCAGATAGAGGGCGAGGTCGCGCCGGCCGCGGTTCCACACGTGATGGGCGAGGCGGTAGGCCTGGAGCGCGTGGAAGCCCTTGAAGTACAGGACCGGTTCCAGCGCCCGCAGGGTCGCGGGATCGCGGTCGATCACGGCCCCGATATCGGCGCGGAAGGCCTGCCCGATCTGAGGATCGGCCGCGATGGCCTCCTGGAAGGCGTGGGCGACCAGTTCGGCCGGCAGGGACGGATGGCCGAGCCGGGCCGCGACCCGGTGGGACACCGCCGCTTCGAGGCTCGCGTGATTCAGGATGGTCGCCACGATGAACGAGGCGAGCTGCGGCTCGGTGTGCAGCACCTCCTCCGCCTCGGCGCGCACCCGCGACCAGACCGGGTCGAGGACCGCGAGGTCGCGGTGCTCATGGTTGACGGCAGGGCTGGCGCTCATGGACGGATGCTCCTGTCCGAGGCTCCGGCTGGCCGTCCACAGCTCCGGCGCGGGATGGTTCTTCTCCCGCACAGGCCGCGCGACGCCGCGAAGCTCCCGGCGGGGGGAGAATGCGGGAACAAAGATTTACGCTTAGCGTGGTGTGCTGCGGCGCATCGATCAAGGGTCAGGGCAGCTGCGGGGCTGCGCCGGAGGCATGGCTGTCACAGCCTCCGAGCGTGACGGGTCAGCCCGCCGCCGGCACCGCCTGCCCGAACCGCGCCTCGATCGCGGCGGTCAGCCGGTCGAGCATGATCGGGACCGGGATGTTGGAGGTGTCGACGGTGGCGGGGGCGCGCGCGTAGAGCGGCTCGCGGCTCGCCAGGACCGCGCGCAGCTCCTGC
The sequence above is drawn from the Methylobacterium mesophilicum SR1.6/6 genome and encodes:
- a CDS encoding DUF6949 family protein; amino-acid sequence: MVVSPTVLESIRTLCIGLALSGLIASAFELFAARRASFNLLERGGLPAVAALPMLAFSAPFIILRNTVRGRRIEGRPMPFVMLATVIACGWGLLSGRVALDLAAMLVGA
- a CDS encoding transglutaminase-like cysteine peptidase produces the protein MRHADGGISDQAFGQLQWRGWAGPARRVRQAISFALVGTILTLGGATTHAHARLVLPDETSLTEPTGAVHPIAGWTDFCTRSPQECTVDTAEPAAIPLTVAVWRTLQSVNRRVNGRIRPITDQAHWGVVDRWDFPDDGFGDCEDYQLLKRRMLVERGLPRRALLMTVVIDETNEGHAVLTVRTDRGDFVLDNKTDAIRSWRRTGYSFVKRAGQDGPAWVSLEGKDGAAQVATAEP
- a CDS encoding DUF3126 family protein — protein: MTKAETAKLQDYLRRKFANNNIRLTAMKTGDSAEVFIGEESIGVIADDKEDGDDSFVFRMAILDIDLEDDA
- the cysE gene encoding serine O-acetyltransferase, which translates into the protein MSASPAVNHEHRDLAVLDPVWSRVRAEAEEVLHTEPQLASFIVATILNHASLEAAVSHRVAARLGHPSLPAELVAHAFQEAIAADPQIGQAFRADIGAVIDRDPATLRALEPVLYFKGFHALQAYRLAHHVWNRGRRDLALYLQSRISEVFQCDIHPAARIGRGVFLDHATGLVVGSTAVIEDDVSILHAVTLGGTGKQRGDRHPKIRRGVMIGAGAKILGNIEVGACARVAAGSVVLRPVPPNTTVVGVPARVVGTAGCDDPARAMDQLVALDQFIHLGDGI